Within Bradymonas sediminis, the genomic segment CGGGGCCCAGCGGCCGCCCGGCCGACGCGATCTCGTCGCCGCTGATCAGAAGCGTGATGCGCGGTTCACGGTAGACCTCCACTTCGGCGTGCCCGCACATCGACAGCACGCCGATATGCCGGGCGTCCAGGCGCTCTCCCGCCGCGATCAGCCGCGTGCCCTCGCGCAGTTCCTCGCCGCGCCCGCGAATGTCATGCGCCGGGGGGACGCTCGTCTTAAAATAGACCGCCCCGCCCTGACTCATCGTGTCTTCCTGGCGCACGACCGCGTCGGCGCCCGGCGGAATCCGGGCGCCCGTAAAGATTCGCACCGTCTCTCCCTTTCCAATATGCGCCAGTTCGCCGGCCGCGCCGGCCGCGACCTCTCCGACCCGCGTTAAGCACACGGGCGCCTGCTCCGAGGCGTCGCCAAGATCTTCGGCGCGCACGGCGTATCCATCCATCGCGCTTTGCGAAAACGGCGGCAGGTCGATCTTCGATAAGACATCTTTTGCCGCAACCCGGCCGAGCGCCGCGTCCAAAGACACCGTCCGGGTGGCGAGCGCGGAGATATTCGAGTCGAAGAGGTCGAGGGCATGGGCGACGTCGATCATAGAACGTCCAAAGTGAAGGGATGAGTCGATTGGAAATACCGCGCGCCCGGAAAACTCAGCGCAGCGCGCGCGACCTGCGCAGTGTTTTCGCGACATGCAAGATAGACGGAAAGAGCGCCTCGCAGGTTTCGCGCGCGCCGCCGCGGCTCCCGGGTAACGTGAGCACCAGGGTGTCCCCGATAAGCCCGGCGACCCCGCGCGACATAAACGCCACCGGCGAGCGCGACTGTCCGTAGGCCCGCGCCGCCTCCATAATTCCGGGGATGGGTCGCTGCAATAGCGCGTCGACGGTGTCGACGGTCACGTCGCTCGGGAGCACGCCCGTGCCGCCCACCGTCACGATAAGCTCAAAACCGTCGGCGACCCAGCGCGCGATCGCTTCCTCGATAAGCCGCGCGTCATCGCCCATCACCACCGCCTCGCCGAGCTCCACGCCATCGGGGGCCAGGGCCTCCACGGCCTGGCGCACGATTCCCCCGGCGCGGTCCTCTTTATGTCCACCGACCACCGCGTTCGATGTCACCATCACGGCCGCCCGCAGCGGTGGGTCGAAACGATACGACTTCACTGCAGCGCCGCCGGTTTGCTCCACGATGCGCGCGTCTTCGATGATAAGGTGCTCGGCCACGTCCGAAAGCGCCTCGATCATCGACACCGCGCAGATATTCGCGGCCAACAGCGCCCGGGCACCGAGCCCGGCGCGCGCGCGTCCCTGACACTGCGCCGTGATCCGCAGGCGTCCATCCTCCCAGGCGAAGTTCAGCTCAACAACTTCGAGCTCCGCGTGGTGACTGTCGGGGATGAACTCACCGGCGCGCCGAGCGGCCAGCATGCCCGCGGCGCGCGCGGCGTGCATCACACCGTCCAATCGCTCACGCAATGCCCCAAACGACTCGCCGATTTCGGCGGCGCGCAGATAGGCCTGCGCGCGGGCGTAAGATTGCTGACGAGGCTGATGCATATTAGAATTTCCCG encodes:
- a CDS encoding molybdopterin-binding protein; protein product: MHQPRQQSYARAQAYLRAAEIGESFGALRERLDGVMHAARAAGMLAARRAGEFIPDSHHAELEVVELNFAWEDGRLRITAQCQGRARAGLGARALLAANICAVSMIEALSDVAEHLIIEDARIVEQTGGAAVKSYRFDPPLRAAVMVTSNAVVGGHKEDRAGGIVRQAVEALAPDGVELGEAVVMGDDARLIEEAIARWVADGFELIVTVGGTGVLPSDVTVDTVDALLQRPIPGIMEAARAYGQSRSPVAFMSRGVAGLIGDTLVLTLPGSRGGARETCEALFPSILHVAKTLRRSRALR